GAATTGCAGAATAACTCATTGGTTGCACCCCACATTAACCGCGATGGTTCTTCACAACCCCAACAACTGGCATTGGGTCAACAAGGACGTGTCTGGTTGGGCACGCGAGTACCTCGATAAGGAGCTTCCTCAAGTCTCGGCTGAGCAGGATGGTGTCACTGCGCAGATCGATAAGGTCGCTAGCATGGACGGAGACGTCGATGTGAGCCAGCGCAAGGGCAAGGTCATCACCTTGTTCGACGTCAAGCTCAAGCTTGAATACTCAGGTAAGCAGCTCTTCCTTTCCCTAGATGCTCAGCCGGCTGACTCAGTCGGCAGGCAAGAACAAGGAGGGCGAGGAGGCCAGCGGCACTATCACGATTCCCGAGGTTGCACACGACACGGAGGAAGACGAGTATGTCGTATGTTCCCTTCGCTCACAACCCTTGTCTCGCCTTTGTTCGACCTCCAAGCGCGTATGCTAACTACGACACAGTTTGATGTAGATGTTTACGCTGAGGACAGCAGCAAACAACCAGTCAAGGATCTAGTACGATCCAAGATTGTTCCACAACTACGCAAGAGCCTTGCAAAGTTCGGCCCGGCCGTCATGGCTGAGCACGGCAAGGACATCCAGCACGCGCCAGGTTCCAACCCTTCAAGTGGTTTCACGACCCCTAAGGTGTACTCGAGCTCGAGTGTAAACAAGTCATCGGCTTCGAAGACTGAGGGTGGCTCGCAGAAGTCGAGCACCGGCTCGGTCGTGAACGTCACTACGATCAACGACAGCACAGAGTTCCGCACCACTGCCGCCGAATTGTTCCAGACGTTCACAGACCCTCAGCGCATTGCTGCCTTCACCCGTGCGCCACCAAAAACCTTCACCGGTGCTCAGCCTGGCGGTACTTTCGAGCTTTTCGGCGGTAATGTAAGCGGAGAGTACACCGAGTTGGAGGAGCCAAAGCATATCGTCCAGAAATGGCGCCTTGCACAATGGCCCGCCGGTCACTTCTCAAACCTATCGATCTGGTTCGACCAGAACGATGTCGATGCGGTAACAGTAATGAGGGTTGAGTGGAAGGGCGTACCCATTGGCCAAGAGGAGTCAACCAAGACCAATTGGGACCAGTACTACGTTCGCAGCATCAAGACCACCTTCGGCTTCGGCACGGTGCTGTGAGCAAAGAACTGATCATGTCATCGTAGCTTCCTGGAAGACGGAGTGCGGACATGTTGGATGATTTACGATTGTATACGAAGTGATGGATAGTGACTAAACAGTTGACGAAGATGCAGGCACATAGAGCAAAGCCGCTAAAGCAATTATACCCCTTAATTACTCACTACCCTTGAACCATGCCAACCTGTCTGAAATTTGGATCATCTTGCCCCAAAGACGATAAGCTGAAAAATTTGATCCATTCGGCACCTGGCGGAATTTCCGTGGCTGATGTCAAGCCGCGCAAGCTCACCAAGCTCAGGCTAAGCTTCTGCTAGCGGCGGGGTAGCTCCGAGCTCCAGTGAGCTCTTGACTTACCGCACTGTACTCTGGTAGAGCGTCTCTTCCTATGAGCCTCAGGCTTGATTGAAGTTCGAACGATCTCCGAGCATTAACATCGAATATGATGCACGATCAGTACTACTTACTGTCTGGCCTTGATGAGTCCTCACACGCCTGGTATTGACAAGTTGTCGCGGTATTGCGTCATGTTCTGAAAATTACCGACCGACAGATAGCTCGATCCTGGTCTTCGGCTCAACCAAGAATCAGCTTAACCGTTAAGGGAAGGTAGAAAGACCCGGGTTATCGCCGCCCGGGTGCGGTTATGTAGAGTCCAGCCGCGTTGCATCAATCATACATAAGACGGCCTGCCGGCAAAGTTTCAGCTTTTCAAGCTCGTGGACTGCGTTTGCAACCTACTGTCAACTAGTCTTGTAGTTCCTGAAAACAGCTTACAATGGCCCGTGGTCTGTCAAAGCTTTATGCTTTGGTCCCTTTGTTGGCTGCCGGCTTAGCCGCTGCACAGTTCGTTCCTGCGCCCACCGATTTGACGACCAAGGAAGGGTACGCGGGTGTCAATGTACGATACAAGCAGGTCCCCGAGGGTATCTGCGAATTGGACCCCAATGTCAAGAGCTATTCAGGCTACGCGGATGTCGGCAAGGATCAGCATGTCTTCTGGTGGTTCTTCGAGGCTCGCAACCAGGATCCTAGCGAAGCGCCGCTGACTGTATGGGTAAGTGCAATACTGGTTTTGAATCTTGGAGGTTTTGCTCACGATAGACCTCAGATCAATGGTGGCCCTGGGTCTTCGTCTATGATTGGACTGTTCCAGGAACTGGGACCATGCGGCATCGGACCAGATCTCAAGCCTTTCAACAATCCCTATTCGTGGTCGAATGTGAGCAACATGCTCTTCATCGACGAGCCGACGACTGTCGGCTTCTCTTATACGATTCCTATCCCAGGCTACAAGGATAATAACGGGCTCATCATTCAGCTTCCCAACGCAACTTGTCCTGAATATGCTGAGTCGTACGACTCGTGCGGCACATACTCGAAGCCAGACTTTGCCCTAACCGCCAACAGCACTGCCGGAGCTGCACCGAACATGTGGAAGACACTGCAGGGTTTTATGGGTGCTTTCCCCGAGTACTCACGCAAGGGGTTCAACTTCGCTACGGAGAGCTACGGAGGACACTATGCGCCCATCTTCAATGGTAAGCGTGCTAAACGCTCACGGCGAGGCCTTGGACTGACTTCAAGCAGCCTACTTCCTCGACCAGAACAAGAAAAACATTCCTGGTGCGCACAAGATCGACCTTGAGAATGTTCTGATTGGCAATGGCTGGTTTGATCCTCTCGTGCAGTACCAAGCCTACTACAATTTCTCCGTGTTCCCGGGTAACACGTATGATTACGATCCATACAACGCCTCTGTCAAGGCTGAGTGGTACAACAACCTGTACGGTGAGGGTAACTGCGTTGATCGGATCAAGCAGTGCTACGCGACTGGGGAAAACGCAATATGTGAAAGCGCAGACAGCTTCTGCGCCAACAAGGTCGAGACCTTGTATGACATCTACAGCGGACGAGACGAGTACGACATGCGCTACCTGACACCGTCTCCCTTCCCGTACTCCTATTTTGTCAACTACCTCAACACACCGGAAGTGCAGAAAGCCATTGGCGCCTACCAAAACTTCTCTGAAAGCTCCGGCACGGTGTCGTCGGCGTTTGGCAACACTGGCGACGACAATCGCGAATCCGGCACCATAGAGGCGTGCAGGAAGCTGCTTGATGCTGGCGTGCAGCTCACGCTGTATTTTGGAGATGCCGATTACAATTGCAACTTCCTAGGTGGACAGGTCATTGCCGATGAGATTGCAGCGTCCGGCTACGATGATGCTGGTTATGTCAACATGTCGACATCTGACAAGATCGTGCACGGTCAGGTCAGGCAGTCTGGCCTCTTCTCTTTCGTTCGAATCTACGAGTCAGGACACGAAGTACCATTCTACCAGCCTCTCGCATCGCTTGAGATGTTTGAGCGTGTTCTGAAGCAGGTCGACATCGCTACTGGCAAACACAAGCTGGATGCTGGGTACAAGACAGTTGGAACGCCAACGAGTACGTACCGTCAGGGCAACGCAACTATACAGTTCGATGTCACCCCCGCCAATGCGACATACAACACAGCACTTAATGCTCCCGACCCAGAGCCAACGTGGATGGCGGAGGCGGTAGCGAAGAACAAGATGAAGAGGTCGATGCGCAAGCTGGGACGGCCGAGGATGTCGAAGGGTGGAAAGCTTCTCGCGTAGGTACTTGTGTAAGGTTAGCATATCTACCGACCATCTTGAAGGAAGTGAGTTACACTATGGTAGTTGAGCCGTGCACGTGGATGGAGCAGGTCGTCATGACTCGCTGCTGCCACACCATTGCTTTTAGTTAGCGTGCACGCTAGCGACCGTGCCCACGGCGCCCTGAATGCTGATCAGCTTCCGTCCGCAACCTCATTGCTGCCCCGCTGCTTGGGAGAGCAGTCGAACTATGTGGCTTTGGTGCTGGTGAGTTTACGCAGGGCGCCTGTTGATACAGAGATTGCCAGCTGCGTCGTCGTGCTGGGTGCAATGCCGGAACCACGACCACAGGAGGGTGAGGCGTGATCCCTGCATGACGGGGGGGGGGCATGAGGCCTTGGAACCTGGAGTGTTGAGAATCGCAACATCAGTCGCAGCAGGCGCAAATCGGACATGTGCACGCACTCCGCCTACTCGCCGCGCTCACACACTGCCTGCACGACGGCAATCAGCGGGCAGCCAGCAGCAGTTCCAGGGTTGGCTTGCCGCGTCGCCCCACATTAGATCCCTTCAGCAGTTTCCCAGGATCGTGCGACGCCTGAGGTGTGCAGACTTCAACGCCTCGAATCGCTGGTCGATAAGCCTCTCTGCGCCCTCTGCGCCCTCTGCACCCTCTGCGCCCTCACTGCCCTCAACACGCTCTGCGATCTGTGATGGTGTCTTCTGGCGCCAGGCCTCGCTGAAAGGCGTTTACGCCTGTCCTCGAATCGCGCCGCCAGCCCCCCGCCGTCACTGCAGCCGCGTGGAAGCAGCGCAATAGCGGCAGACGAGCCTACGCAGACATCCCCGCCATGGCGCCCTCGAACATGTTCTCATACCTCAGGCCAGGCCATGCAAAGCGCAATGCCTCGAGCCTAGCCTCCCCAGACCCCGTCTCCAATCCTGCCGCCCTCCCACTGCCCTCGCCGTCGCAAAACACCGAGTACTTTGCATCGCCGCGCATGCCTGATAATGCAAGCTTCACCTCTGGCTCGCCTATATCGCCCTTTCCTCCACAGCTGCCACCTATAACGCGCGTCGCCTCCAAGCTAGACAAGGCCAGGGTCGCACAAAACTCTCCACGCCCTGCAGGTCAGCGCCCGGTTTCCACAGCGGGGCCAAGTAGTCAGTCAGCGCAGGATCGCAGCATGCTGTCCCCGCCGCAGCGCGCGCAGGAACCACACTCTCCTAGCCTGGAGAAGAAGCCTGCCTTCTTGCGCTCCAAGACAGACATTACACCCACGGGCCTTCGACCGCAAGGACTGGGCATCTCACACAAGCTAGACCACACGCACGCTTTAGACACCCTCTCTTCAGCGTCGACACATCTGACGCCCTCGCTCACGTCCCCTGGCCATGCGAGCTGCTCCAAGTCCCAGACGTCACTCATGAGTGGCTTGACGGACAAGCTCTCTGGCAGCTCCAAAGCAACAGCCGCGCCTACGACCGCACCCGCCAAGAGCAAATCCAGGCTCAGGAATCCCATGTCGCTGCTGATGCGACGGAGATCTGGTCAGACGCTCGATCCTCTCCACGATGAGTCGCTGGTCACACAACGCTCACCTTCGTTCGTCCCACCAATCCACGACAACTACGATCCCAGTATTCGCGGCAATATCGTCCATGACTTCAACGCGCCCAGACTGAATAGAAACTTCTCGTACAACAACGCCTACGGTAGCAGCCCAGCACCACCAGGTGCTCCCGGCGACTTAGACCGGGTCAGTCCGCCCAAGATTGAGAAAGAGCACACTCCAGTGTTCCGCGAGCACTTCGACGATGACACAAGCTACGAGCAATCACAGGCCGCCGTCAGAGCTGAGCAGTTGGCGAACAACGACTTCGTAGCGCGGAACTCGATGATCCTATTGTCTGAGCCTTCGCCGCCTGAGCCCTCACCTGCCCCTAGAAATGTGCCTCCTCCTACCGCAAAAGAGACACCCTCTGAAACATCCCCGCGATCGACCTCGCcgccacctccaccaccctATCAGGCCACTGACCTTAGCCCTTCGATCCTTTCTCCTGTTGAGGAAGTACCCAGTCCGACCTACGCACCAACTGACAATGCACCAAAGGCGAAGAAGTCGACCAAAAGCCCTCCACCGACGCGATCACGTGCAACTTCAGTCACAGATCCTTCTTGGCAGCCAGCCGGGTTGCCTGCACATCTCAGTAGTCGAGCATCGAGGTTTAGCTTTCAAATCAACGATGTCAGCGACTCCACGCAAGAACACGTCATGGAGGAGAGGCACCGGAAGAAAGCAGCAGAGAAGGCCTCCAAGCAAGCGCACTTGTCCACAAACACCATTGAGGACGAGTACGACCAGTATGGCTCTGACAATGACTTTGACATGGATGACGGATTCGAAGAAGAAATCCCCATGTTAGGAGAGGAGGATGAGTTTGGTGGACTGGGAAACCAAAGCATTAACGATGGCATCAGCACGTTCGACTTTTCCACACTATCGATAAATCCGGGTACCACGAATCAGATGAGTCCCGTGGGACTGAACGGCCAAGTCCAGACTCCGTACGATGTCAACGGTAATCCGATAGGATTCGCGCTGTCTGGTGGGATGCAACAAATGCAGTCAAACATGAACGACACCTACCTGAACCCTGAAgaggatgacgacgacgaagacaaAACCCAGCAGCTGAACGCACCCAGACCTCAGCCTGAATTACAGTTTCCTGCGAAACAAGCTGCAACAGATCCAAATGATCTTGACACCACGTCCAGCAACGACCCCAGCTCAGGAGGTCCTGACCTTGACGATGATATGTACTTTGATGATGGGCTCATAGGGGAGCAGGATCTTGGCGATGCTGCAGCATTCAACGAAGAGATGTTCGATGATCCTGAAGGCCCTCTGTACGAGCGGAAGATGAAGCCAGCAGCCGCAGAGGACGTACCCTCGTCACATCCTCTGCAAGCACTGCCGTCAGAGACGGGATACGAAGCGGACGATGATACACTGCCCAAGCACTTGGAAAAGTCAGAGCCTTCGTTAGCTCACAAGACGTCCGTTGCGCATGCACCAACCGGACGAACCATGGTAAGCTTTGACGACATGGGCTCGTATCACATCGCACTTGTCGATGCAGCAAACCGGGCTGAAGCCGAGGGACGCTTCGCGCGGAAAGCGAGTGTTGATATCGGCAACTCTAGCTCTGAGCTTGACGATTCTTCATCCGTTAGCCACTCACGCCCGAGCTTAGTACCAGATGATGGCCGCTTCAGCCTGGATACGGTTGGCTTCCCCCCCGATGATGATGTCTACGGGACGGACATGAGCTTCCAGGATGATTACGATTACAGCGAGTACGACTCGGCGCTCGAGAACGACCCCATGATTGCAGCTGCCAACGCTGAAGCGCTGGCTTTTGACGATGAAGGATTTTATGGACGCGAGTTTGGTTTTTACGCCGCAGCTGGTGACGCACAGAGTGAATGGGGTGGTGTCTTCGGTGCTTCAGGGCTCAATCGCGCCGTCAGTGGACGTAATGCTGTAAGGGAGCCCAACTTGACCCCAATCACGGAGCGAAGCGAGTACAGCACCCGAAACTCATTCATCAGTCTCAACCATTTCCGGGATGGAACACTGCCGATTGCGAGCCCCGGTCTTGCTCAGTTGGCGCGGATGAGTCCGTACGAACGGCctggcgaagaagaagacatGAGCCTTGATACGCTCATGCGATTGAGGAAAGGCGCTTTTGGCGGAAGCGCATCTAGCTTGCCTAGCTCTACTGCAAATAGTCCGCGCAACTCATCACCTTTTGGTATGCAATTTGCATTGCGGGCCAGTAGTGCGGCCGGCAATCGCATGCAGGAACAGCACGAAAGTGAGGTTGAAAGCGATGAGTCTGAAAATGTAGCGGGGAGTTtcgacgaggaggaggaagacgaCGATGGTCTGATGGCCGCAGTCAATGGCGCTTATGAAGAAGATGACGATGGCTACAATGACGGAGATGAGCGACCTGAAAGCCCTACCCTCACAGCGAGCGACTACAATTCGCTATCAAGCCCCACGGGACATCTCCAGAGCTTGCCACCTTTCTCACCACCGAGGCGGCCCCAGATCCTGCAGATGCAGAGCTTGTACATGCAGGCTCCGTCTCTCCTTACATCAGCCATGAAGTCGCCCGCAAACATTGCCTTGCCCATGTCGCCATTCGGCATGCCGCTGCCGTCCCCGTTCACGATGAGCCAACACCCAGCGTCACCCCCGCCTATTGATACCTCTCTCTCGTCACCTGCAGCGACCACATCGAGCGGCCCACGACGCCAATCGGCAGGGTTCGCGTCACCTGTCTCAGCGACCTCGCCTATGACGCCGAGTGGCAGCGGTTGGAGAGGCGGACATTCACGAAAGGGAAGCGCAGCCGATAGCGTGACGTACGTACGAGAGCACGACGAGGCCGGCGAGGGGCGATGGGTGCTTGAGAGGAGACGCACTGCCGAGAGTGGGGAGCTGGAGTTGATTGGGAGAGAAATTGTTGAAGGTGGAAGAATCTGACGGCCAACTATTGACCAAGTTGACAAAGCGAGACTTGTTGATCGCATCAGTGTTCGAGGCGTTTTAGCGATTTGGAGAGACAGTAATGCTTGTACGACATGACAGGCTGGCCTTGATTGACTTGAGATAGATACCATAGCATACAACAACGTTCACAAAAGTAAGTAGGCATGATCTTTGATTTGAATGG
The Ascochyta rabiei chromosome 9, complete sequence DNA segment above includes these coding regions:
- a CDS encoding Co-chaperone — translated: MNCRITHWLHPTLTAMVLHNPNNWHWVNKDVSGWAREYLDKELPQVSAEQDGVTAQIDKVASMDGDVDVSQRKGKVITLFDVKLKLEYSGKNKEGEEASGTITIPEVAHDTEEDEYVFDVDVYAEDSSKQPVKDLVRSKIVPQLRKSLAKFGPAVMAEHGKDIQHAPGSNPSSGFTTPKVYSSSSVNKSSASKTEGGSQKSSTGSVVNVTTINDSTEFRTTAAELFQTFTDPQRIAAFTRAPPKTFTGAQPGGTFELFGGNVSGEYTELEEPKHIVQKWRLAQWPAGHFSNLSIWFDQNDVDAVTVMRVEWKGVPIGQEESTKTNWDQYYVRSIKTTFGFGTVL